In Pseudonocardia sp. DSM 110487, the sequence GCAGCCGCGCAGCACGGCCTGGGCGACGACGGACCGGTTCTCCGACCAACCGAGCTGGCGCAGCCGCGTGATCAGGTAGGCGACCATCACCACCTCCTCGGCCCAGCTGTTCGCGGCCGCCGACATCAGCAGCACCGGCACCCGCCACCAGGTGTCGTCGAGCGTGGTGGGCGCGATCGTCACGCTCACCCCGATCGCGCGGGCGAAGAGGTACAGGCCCAATCCGGGTATGCCGATCAGCGCGGCGAGGCCGGCCGAGCCCAGCGCGTCGCGGCCCGGTCGGCGGCGATCGAGCCCGACGTCACGCATCGCGAAGCCGGCGCGCAGCAGCAGGTAGGCGCCCAGCGCGCCCCAGCCGACGAGCTGGAGTACCCGGGTGAGCTGCAGCGCGAGATCGATGAGCCCGACCTCCGCGGCCGGGGCGTTCAGCGCCACCTGCTGCTCGTTGAGCGGCACCGGCTGCATCACGGCGTCGAGCAGGGCGAGACCGCTGCGCACCGCGGACAGCCCGAGCGTCACCGTGAGGACGACCAGCACCTCCAGCCCGACGATCCGGCGGGTCCGCGGGTCGGTCAGGAGGGCCGTTCCGGAAGGTGGCGGAGCGATCCAGTCCCGGAGAGCGGTCACGGTCGCGGACGTTACTAGGCCGCGCCCTGTGGGCCCCAGGCCGCGCGCTTCGCGCCCAGACGGCCGCTGACTGCGTTGTCGGCACGACCGGGTATGTCCAATACATCGGCTCGCGCCTCCGCCTTGCCAGCGACCGCCTGGATCACGAAGCGCATCGACCTGGGGCCCACAGGACGCGGCCACGGGTAGTCTGAACCGCGTGCGCCGGCTGATCCTCTCCCCGAGGTGGGTCGTCTGGCACGTGCTCACGCTCGGCGCGATGGCCACGTGCGGCTGGCTCGCCGTGTGGCAGTGGCAGCGCGCCGGGTCCGCGATGGGCAGCGCGCTGAACGTCGGGTACGGGCTGCAGTGGCCGCTGTTCGCCGTGTTCTTCGCAGTCATGTGGTGGCGGATGCTGCGGATGGAGGCGGCGAAGCTGGAGGAAGCGGCCCCGGCCGCCGACGAGCCGGTGGCCCGGCCACTGCAGGAGCCACGCCCGGCCACGGCCCCGGACGCCCCGTCGCCATTCGGCCCGCGTCCGCGTGACGCCGCGCCACCGCCGGCGGACGACCCGGAGCTCGTCGCCTACAACCAGATGCTGGCCGAGCTGGCCGCTCGCAACTCCGACCGCTGAGGACGCCGTGCCGATCCAGACCGCCCTGCTCGCCTACCGCATCTCCGCATGGGTCACCGGCGTCGGACTCCTCGTCCTCGTGCTGATCGCCATGCCGATGAAGTACATCTTCGGGCAGCCGCAGCTGGTGGCGGTCGTGGGCGTCACCCACGGCTTCCTCTACATGATCTACATCGTCTGCACGCTGCTGCTGGCCGAGCGGGGGCGGTGGAAGCCGCTCGACGCCCTGCTCATCCTCGTGGCAGGCACGATCCCGGTGGCGTCGTTCATCGCCGAGCGCCGGGTCACCCAGCGGGTGCGGGCCGGTCAGTCCCCGGTCAGCTAGCTAGCGGGTCTGCTTCCGCCGAGCGGGTCGACGTCCACGCCGCGCCGCATCGGGCACCCGATCAGGTGCTGCATCTGCGTGCGCAGCTCCTCCACCGTGGTGGCCTGCTCGGGCCACGCGATCCGCACGTCGTGGTCGCGGCCCGGCGCCTCGAGCCGCAGGCGCAGGCCGTACCGGTCCATCCCGAGTGGGCGCAGCCGTGCCTCGCGCAGGTCGCGCAGAGCGGGCGGCAGGTGCCTGGTGAGGACGTCGAGGACGTCCGGGTGCGAATCCTCGAGGTGGGCGAGCCAGTGGCCCTCGTAGCGGCAGAACGGGTCCGGCCATGCGGCGGCCAGGTCGACGGGGGTGAGTGCGGCGGTGCCCTCGGCGTCGGACAGCACGGCCGATCCCGGGTCGAGGCGCACGAGGGTGGCGCCGTGGCCCAGCCGCAGCAGGTCGGCGTGCGGGCGCACGTCAGCGACCTGCAGCGCGATGCGCCTGGCGATGTCGGGCTCCGGCACCCGCAGCCGGCCCGTGATCCACAGCAGCCCGCGGACGGGCTCCCTGAGGTCGACGGGGGCGTGGTCGGTGATCTCGAGCATCGCCGCGAACTCGCCGCCGGGCGCACTCCGGATCGCGTCGAGTACGGGCTCGTCGTCGTGCAGCAGCAGCACCGCGGAACCGTCTGCGCGCACGTGGTGCACGAGAGGAACGGCCTGGGGTGCGCCGGTGCCGACGAGGCTCGCCGTTCCGCCGCGGGCGGCGACGCTACGGGCGCGCTCGGCAGCCGACGGAGCGGGCGGTCGGCGGGGCCGGGTGGATCCCAACAGGACACCTCCGTGACTTAGGTGAGCCTAAGCTATAGGCCGCTCCGGCAGGTGTCCAGGGCGCGAACCTACGGCCGCTGTCACACGGCCGAAGCCCACCCGTTAGCGTCTGTGACCGTGACGACGGCGGCTGGTGCGGATCCATGGGCCATCCCACCGCTCTTCGCGCAGCTGGTCGATGACATCAGCCTGCTGCAGCCGCGGTCGGTGGCGCCCGGCGTGGACGCCGTCGTATCGCGGTACCTGAGCGAACGGGACGGCCGGTACGGCGGTCTCGTCGGGCAGCTCGTCTGCCCGGTGTCGCGGCTTCCCGCGCTGGTCCAGGAGCTGGCCCGGTCGGTGCCGACGCGCCCTGTCGACGTGTCGCTCGTGGTCGACACCGGGCTCGGGGCCGTGCCGAAGGCGCTCTCCATGGTCTTCTCGCGCTCGAGCCTCCTGACGCCCCGCACCGTCGAGACCGCGGCGCCACCGGACGTCGACGCGATCTGGCTGGAGCGGGTGTCGGAGTTCGTGCCAGAGGACGTCGTGGCCGTGGTCGAGCCTCGCAGGCCTGCGGGCTTCGAGCCCGCTGACATCAGTGCGTGGCTTGGCGCCGTGCGCCGCGTCGCCGAGCACGGGTGCGCGCCGAAGCTGCGCTGCGGCGGCCCCCGCGCCTCCGACGTGCCGTCGGTCGCGGAGGTGGAGGAGTTCCTGCACGTGGTCGTCGACACCGGGCGGCCGTTCACCACGCTCGGGCTGCGTCAGGTCGTCCGCAGCGAGCAGGACGAGCAGCGCCGCCACGGCATCCTCAACCTGCTGGTGGGCGTCGCACGGGCGCTGGGTGGCGGCGACGTCCGCGAGGCGCTCGAGTCCAGCGATGGCGCGGGCCTCGCGCGAGAGCTCACGGGACTGTCCGAGCGCGCTGTCAAGGGCGTGCGCGGGCTCCTGTCGCGTTGCGGCGCCGACCCCGAGCCCGTGCCGGCCACCCAGCTGGCAGGCCTCGGCCTGCTCACCTGACGTTCCGCGAGTCGCGCTCTGGGTGCGGGTGAGTCGGGGTCATGCCTCCCCGAGGACCTCGTCCAGCGCCTCGCCCACTCGTTGCGCGCACACCTCGGGGGACAGCCCGCCCACGCCCGTGCCGAGGCCGGGCATGGCGATCGTGTGCACCTCGTCGCGGACCGGGGTGCCCTCGGGCAGTGAGCCGTCGCGCCAGAGCCGCAACACCGCGCCGGCCGCGGCGCGGGCGGCGTCGCCGTCGGGTGGGAGCCGCTGGCCGGGCCTGCTCATCGTCGGCGCGCTCACCAGCCAGGCCGGGTGCTCGACACCGGTCGGCACGATCACGGCCTCGCCGACGGGCAGCTCCCCGCCGGACGCCGCGCGCACCCGCTCGGAGATGCCGGGGAACCAGCGCGCGTACACGGCGTCGATGCCACCGCCCATGATCCCGAGCGAGTTGGCGGGGCTCACCACGGCGTCGACGGCCACGTCCGTGATCGGGCCCTCGTGCACGACGAGCCCGGCGCGGCCCTCCGCGAGCGCGCGCCATGCCCGCGCCATCGGAGTGTCAACGGCCACCAGCACCAGCGTCAGGCTGCCCATGCCCCCACAGTAGGGTCGCCTGCGTGACCCGCATCGCGTTCCTCGGGCCGCGCGCCACCTTCACCGAGCAGGCACTGCGGTCCATGCCCGAGGCCGCGGGCGCCGAGCTCGTGCCCTCCACCGGATCCCCGGCCGTGCTGGCCGCCGTGCGGGACGGTTCGGCCGACCTCGGCTGCGTCCCGATCGAGAACTCCGTGGAGGGTGCGGTTCCCGCCGTGCTCGACGGCCTGGTCGCCGACCCGCCGCTGGTGATCGTGCGGGAGGCGATGCTCGCCGTCCGGTTCGCGCTGCTGGTGCGGCCGGGCACGCGTCTTGCCGACGTGCGCACGGTCGCGTCCCACCCGCACGGCATCGCGCAGACCCGGGAGTGGATCGCCGCCCAGTTGCCCGAAGCCGACGTCCTGCTGTCGGCCTCGACGTCCGAGGCGGCGGCGCAGGTGGCCCGGGGCGAGTTCGACGCGGCCGTCTCGGCGCCGCTGGCCGCCGAGCAGCACGGCCTCGAGATCATCGCCGACGACATCGCCGACAACGCGGGTGCGATCACCCGGTTTGCGCTCGTCTCCCCGCCGGGGCCGCCACCCGCGCCCACCGGGCACGACCGCACCTCGCTCGCCGCCACCACGCAGAACCGTCCCGGCGCGCTGCTCGGCCTGCTCACGGAGCTCGCCGTGCGTGGAATCGACCTCACGCGCATCGAGTCCAGGCCGATCAAGGACCGGCACGCCGAGTACTGGTTCCACCTCGACTGCACCGGGCACGTCGCCGAGCCGGCCATGGGCGAGGCGCTCGCCGCGCTGCACCGCAGGTGCGATCGCGTGCGGTTCCTCGGCTCGTACCCGCGTGCCGGCAACGGCGCGTCGACGGCGGCCCCGAGCACGTCGCCGCTGCCGATCGGGGGCGCGGACGCGGAGCAGTTCACGGCTGCACAGAAGTGGCTCGACGGATTGCGCGCGGGGGGTACTGCATGAGCGGCGTACGTCTCGTCATGGCGCGGCACGGGGAGACCGCGGCGAACGTGCAGCACATGCTCGACACCCGCCCGCCGGGCCTGCCGCTGAACGAGCGGGGACATACGCAGGCGGCCGCGCTCGGCGCGCGGCTCGCCGCCGATCCGGTCAGCGCGGTGCACGCATCGGTGGCGGTGCGGGCTCAACAGACCGCGGCGCCGGTCGCCGCTGCCCACGGCCTGGACGTCAGGGTGGTCGACGGCGTCCACGAGGTGTTCTGCGGCGAGCTCGAAGGCCGCTCCGGCCGGGCGGCCCTCGAGCGCTTCATGGCCGTCTACGAGGCGTGGTGGGCCGGAGACCTGGACGCCCGGCTCCCCGGCGGCGAGTCGGCCCGCGACGTACGCGACCGGTTCCTGCCCGCACTCGACGGCATCCTCGACGGCGCGAGCGGCGACATCGTGCTCGTGAGCCACGGCGCCGCGATCCGCCTCGCCGCGGCCGCACTGCTCGGCGACACCGCGGAGACGCGCTTCCTGCCCAACACCGGCCTCGTGGTGCTGCGCCCCGACGGTGACGGCTGGGCGCTGGAGCACTGGGACGGCGCCATGCCCGTCGCCGGTGACGTCACCGCGGGCGGCACGCCGGCCTGATCGCGGTTCGGTCGCCGGGTCCACATCTCAGCTTCATCACAGCAAGTGGTTGCCATGGTGTTCCGCGCAACCGACCGAGGGTGGATGTTGAGCAGCACAGTGGACGCACCGACGCGACGCACGGCTGCCCGCTTGGACTGGGTCGACGCCGCGAAGGGCATGTCGATCCTCCTCGTCGTGGCCCATCACATCGTGTGGTTCATGGAGAGATCCGGGCAGGCGCCGAGTGCCGTCGTCACCGCCAACGAGGCGCTGGCCTCGCTCCGCATGCCCCTCTTCTTCCTGGCATCGGGGTTGCTCGCCGCCGGCCCCCTCGCGGCGCCGTGGCGGGCGGTGCTGCACAAGCGCGTCGCGTTCTTCCTCTACCTGTACGCGATCTGGACGATCATCCGGTTCACCTTCTTCGCCACGGTCGTGCCGCCCGATGTGGACCCGGACGGGTCGGCCGACCCGCTCGCGTTCGTGCTGGCGTTGCTGCTGCCCGGCCCGAGCATGTGGTTCCTGTACGCGCTCGCCGTGTTCGCCGTGGTGACCAAGCTCGCGCGCCCCCTTCCGGTCTGGCTGCAGCTGGGCGTGACGGGGACGCTGTCGGCGCTGGTCGGAGCCGAGATGGTGGATTTCGGCGACACACGCTGGACCTACATGTCGCGGTTCCTGTTCTTCTTCCTGCTCGGCTGCCACGCCCGGGAGTTCGTGGAGCGGTTGGCGCGGGCCACCAGCCTCCTGTGGGTCGTGGCCGGAGCCGCGACGTGCGTCGGGGCCGCGGTCGGGGCGGTCGCGTTCGGGCTCAGGACGATTCCCGGGATCGCGCTCGCCCTGCAATGTCTCGCGGTCGGGTCGGGCGTGCTGTTCGCAGCGTGGATCGCGCAGTACCGGATCGGCCGGCCGCTCGTGGTGCTGGGCACCCAGACCCTGCCGATCTACCTGATCCACATGATGTGGCTGGCCGCGATCATGATCGGGGTGCGGTACGTCGCGCTTCCGGTCGCGGCGGCGTACGCGCTGCCGTTCGTGCTGGTGCTGGTCCTGACGGCCCTCTCGCTGCTCACCCACCGGGCGCTGACGGCGCTGGGTGCGACGTGGCTGTTCGCCCTGCCCTCGCGGCTGGCCTACCGGGTCTCGTAGGAGTTCCGCTCAGCCCCAGCCGAGCTCGTGCAAGGTCGCCTCGGCGATCCCGAAGTGGTGCGCCACCTCGTGCACGACCGTGACGGCGACCTCGTGCACCACGTCGTCCTCGGTGTCACAGACGTCGAGGATCGCGTCCTGGTAGATCGTGATCCGGTCCGGCAACTCGCCGCCGTAGCTCGACGTGCGCTCGGTGAGCGCCACGCCCTCGTAGAGCCCCAGCAGCTCGGGATCGGTGTCGTGGCGGGCGTCGACGAGCACCACGACGTTGTCCATCGCGGCGGTGAGCTCGGGCGGGATGGTGTCGAGGGCATCCGCGACGAGCTCCTCGAACTGCCGCCGGTTCATGTCCACCGGTGGATACTCGCACCGCCGCCGGCGACGGTGGCGGCGCCCGTTACTGGCCCGCCACGGGGGCGGTCGGGGACACGCTCACCACCGGCGGCTGGGGCTGCTCGGGTTCCTCGGGACGCTCCGGGGCGGGCGGGGTCGTGGCGGTGGGCCGTGCCGGCTCCTCGGGACGCT encodes:
- a CDS encoding CPBP family intramembrane glutamic endopeptidase: MTALRDWIAPPPSGTALLTDPRTRRIVGLEVLVVLTVTLGLSAVRSGLALLDAVMQPVPLNEQQVALNAPAAEVGLIDLALQLTRVLQLVGWGALGAYLLLRAGFAMRDVGLDRRRPGRDALGSAGLAALIGIPGLGLYLFARAIGVSVTIAPTTLDDTWWRVPVLLMSAAANSWAEEVVMVAYLITRLRQLGWSENRSVVAQAVLRGCYHLYQGLGGFVGNVVMGLVFGRVWQRINRLWMLVGAHALIDWVAFVGYAALSGRASWLP
- a CDS encoding DUF3817 domain-containing protein; the protein is MPIQTALLAYRISAWVTGVGLLVLVLIAMPMKYIFGQPQLVAVVGVTHGFLYMIYIVCTLLLAERGRWKPLDALLILVAGTIPVASFIAERRVTQRVRAGQSPVS
- a CDS encoding DUF2470 domain-containing protein; this encodes MGSTRPRRPPAPSAAERARSVAARGGTASLVGTGAPQAVPLVHHVRADGSAVLLLHDDEPVLDAIRSAPGGEFAAMLEITDHAPVDLREPVRGLLWITGRLRVPEPDIARRIALQVADVRPHADLLRLGHGATLVRLDPGSAVLSDAEGTAALTPVDLAAAWPDPFCRYEGHWLAHLEDSHPDVLDVLTRHLPPALRDLREARLRPLGMDRYGLRLRLEAPGRDHDVRIAWPEQATTVEELRTQMQHLIGCPMRRGVDVDPLGGSRPAS
- a CDS encoding macro domain-containing protein encodes the protein MGSLTLVLVAVDTPMARAWRALAEGRAGLVVHEGPITDVAVDAVVSPANSLGIMGGGIDAVYARWFPGISERVRAASGGELPVGEAVIVPTGVEHPAWLVSAPTMSRPGQRLPPDGDAARAAAGAVLRLWRDGSLPEGTPVRDEVHTIAMPGLGTGVGGLSPEVCAQRVGEALDEVLGEA
- the pheA gene encoding prephenate dehydratase, producing MTRIAFLGPRATFTEQALRSMPEAAGAELVPSTGSPAVLAAVRDGSADLGCVPIENSVEGAVPAVLDGLVADPPLVIVREAMLAVRFALLVRPGTRLADVRTVASHPHGIAQTREWIAAQLPEADVLLSASTSEAAAQVARGEFDAAVSAPLAAEQHGLEIIADDIADNAGAITRFALVSPPGPPPAPTGHDRTSLAATTQNRPGALLGLLTELAVRGIDLTRIESRPIKDRHAEYWFHLDCTGHVAEPAMGEALAALHRRCDRVRFLGSYPRAGNGASTAAPSTSPLPIGGADAEQFTAAQKWLDGLRAGGTA
- a CDS encoding histidine phosphatase family protein, yielding MSGVRLVMARHGETAANVQHMLDTRPPGLPLNERGHTQAAALGARLAADPVSAVHASVAVRAQQTAAPVAAAHGLDVRVVDGVHEVFCGELEGRSGRAALERFMAVYEAWWAGDLDARLPGGESARDVRDRFLPALDGILDGASGDIVLVSHGAAIRLAAAALLGDTAETRFLPNTGLVVLRPDGDGWALEHWDGAMPVAGDVTAGGTPA
- a CDS encoding acyltransferase family protein; the protein is MLSSTVDAPTRRTAARLDWVDAAKGMSILLVVAHHIVWFMERSGQAPSAVVTANEALASLRMPLFFLASGLLAAGPLAAPWRAVLHKRVAFFLYLYAIWTIIRFTFFATVVPPDVDPDGSADPLAFVLALLLPGPSMWFLYALAVFAVVTKLARPLPVWLQLGVTGTLSALVGAEMVDFGDTRWTYMSRFLFFFLLGCHAREFVERLARATSLLWVVAGAATCVGAAVGAVAFGLRTIPGIALALQCLAVGSGVLFAAWIAQYRIGRPLVVLGTQTLPIYLIHMMWLAAIMIGVRYVALPVAAAYALPFVLVLVLTALSLLTHRALTALGATWLFALPSRLAYRVS
- a CDS encoding metallopeptidase family protein produces the protein MNRRQFEELVADALDTIPPELTAAMDNVVVLVDARHDTDPELLGLYEGVALTERTSSYGGELPDRITIYQDAILDVCDTEDDVVHEVAVTVVHEVAHHFGIAEATLHELGWG